A portion of the Sabethes cyaneus chromosome 3, idSabCyanKW18_F2, whole genome shotgun sequence genome contains these proteins:
- the LOC128744470 gene encoding protein Wnt-1, with protein sequence MELVTFVLVCLMAVSANGEVESKSKPGRGRGSMWWGIAKAGEPNNISPLANGMIYMDPAIHATLRRKQRRLARENPGVLAAIAKGANMAINECQHQFRNRRWNCSTRNFLRGKNLFGKIVERGCRETAFIYAITSAAVTHSIARACSEGSIESCTCDYSHQSRAPQANSMGAVAGVRDWEWGGCSDNIGFGFKFSREFVDTGERGRTLREKMNLHNNEAGRAHVQSEMRQECKCHGMSGSCTVKTCWMRLPSFRVVGDLLKDRFDGASRVMVSNSLRSTVNEATISNRANPNGLKNPNQVGSSPNSVSSNSIHARSHQQKKINRYNFQLKPHNPDHKPPGAKDLVYLETSPGFCERNPRLGIQGTHGRQCNDTSIGVDGCDLMCCGRGYRTQEVIVVERCACTFHWCCEVKCKLCRTKKIIHTCL encoded by the exons GGGGATCGCCAAAGCGGGTGAGCCGAACAACATTTCACCCCTGGCCAACGGGATGATCTACATGGATCCGGCGATTCACGCTACACTGAGGAGGAAACAGCGACGGCTGGCTCGGGAGAACCCCGGCGTGCTGGCTGCGATTGCCAAAGGAGCCAATATGGCGATCAACGAGTGTCAGCATCAGTTCCGCAACCGGAGGTGGAACTGTTCAACGAGAAACTTCCTGCGTGGCAAGAATCTGTTCGGAAAGATCGTGGAACGAG GATGTAGAGAGACGGCCTTCATTTACGCGATCACCAGTGCAGCGGTGACGCACAGCATCGCCAGGGCTTGCAGTGAGGGTTCGATCGAGTCATGCACTTGTGACTACTCGCACCAAAGCAGGGCCCCGCAGGCTAACAGCATGGGAGCGGTGGCGGGCGTGCGGGATTGGGAGTGGGGTGGCTGCAGTGACAACATCGGATTCGGGTTCAAATTCTCGCGGGAATTCGTGGACACTGGAGAGCGTGGCCGAACGCTACGTGAGAAGATGAACCTTCACAACAACGAAGCCGGACGAGCG CACGTTCAATCGGAGATGCGGCAGGAATGCAAGTGCCACGGGATGTCCGGCTCGTGCACCGTCAAAACTTGCTGGATGCGATTGCCGAGCTTCCGAGTCGTGGGCGATCTACTTAAGGATCGATTTGATGGCGCCTCGCGGGTTATGGTTTCCAACAGCCTGCGATCGACGGTGAACGAGGCTACCATTTCGAACCGAGCGAACCCGAACGGGCTGAAAAATCCCAACCAGGTCGGTTCCAGCCCGAACAGTGTTTCGAGTAATTCAATCCACGCGAGAAGTCATCAGCAGAAGAAAATCAATCG ATACAACTTCCAGCTGAAACCTCACAATCCGGATCACAAACCACCCGGTGCGAAGGATCTGGTATATCTCGAAACGTCGCCTGGATTTTGCGAGCGAAATCCGCGTCTAGGCATTCAGGGAACGCACGGTCGTCAGTGCAACGATACGTCAATAGGCGTTGACGGATGCGATCTGATGTGCTGCGGTCGGGGCTACCGAACCCAGGAGGTCATCGTGGTGGAACGGTGTGCCTGTACCTTCCACTGGTGCTGCGAGGTAAAGTGTAAGCTTTGTCGGACCAAGAAGATTATTCACACATGTCTGTGA